In Papaver somniferum cultivar HN1 chromosome 1, ASM357369v1, whole genome shotgun sequence, a genomic segment contains:
- the LOC113305900 gene encoding endonuclease 4-like isoform X2 — protein MIGSRFFFFGTTFLLLQLLPGILGWGKEGHYAICKIAEGLLTEDAAAAVKMLLPEIAQGELAAVCSWADEVRFHYRWSGPLHYVDTPDFRCNYEYCRDCHDSGGHKDRCVTGGIYNYTMQLQTYEGSLSDWKYNLTEALMFLSHFIGDVHQPLHVGFLGDLGGNTIPIRWFRRKTNLHHIWDNMIIETAESFFYNSDFALMIEAIQRNIKDDWSADISSWENCASADTVCPDPYASESIKLACKYAYKGATPGSTLSGFYFLSRLPIVEKRLAQAGVRLASTLNRIFKPQMLISEA, from the exons ATGATTGGCTCTAGATTCTTCTTTTTtgggacgacctttcttcttctacaATTGCTTCCGGGAATTCTAGGTTGGGGAAAGGAAGGCCACTATGCAATTTGTAAAATAGCCGAG GGGCTACTTACTgaagatgctgctgctgctgtgaaaaTGTTGCTCCCAGAAATAGCTCAAGGTGAACTTGCTGCTGTATGCTCCTGGGCTGATGAGGTTCGTTTCCATTATCGCTGGAGCGGACCTCTACACTATGTTGATACACCAGATTTCAGGTGTAACTATGAGTACTGCA GAGATTGCCATGACTCGGGTGGGCATAAAGACAGGTGTGTTACAGGTGGAATTTACAATTACACTATGCAACTACAGACTTATGAGGGCTCCCTCTCAGATTGGAAAT ATAATTTGACGGAAGCACTCATGTTCTTATCACATTTTATTGGGGATGTTCACCAG CCTCTACATGTTGGTTTCCTTGGAGATTTAGGTGGAAACACAATACCGATCCGTTGGTTCCGACGAAAGACCAACTTACATCAT ATATGGGATAACATGATTATTGAGACTGCTGAGAGCTTTTTCTACAACTCAGATTTTGCACTCATGATAGAAGCCATTCAAAGGAACATTAAG GATGATTGGTCAGCAGACATCTCCTCGTGGGAAAATTGTGCTTCAGCAGATACTGTGTGTCCTGACCC GTATGCTTCTGAGAGTATTAAACTGGCTTGCAAATATGCATACAAGGGTGCCACACCAGGAAGCACTTTGTCAG GCTTTTACTTCTTGTCAAGGTTGCCTATCGTGGAGAAAAGGTTAGCCCAAGCTGGGGTCCGCTTAGCCAGTACTCTC
- the LOC113305900 gene encoding endonuclease 4-like isoform X1, with amino-acid sequence MNCYPAEMIGSRFFFFGTTFLLLQLLPGILGWGKEGHYAICKIAEGLLTEDAAAAVKMLLPEIAQGELAAVCSWADEVRFHYRWSGPLHYVDTPDFRCNYEYCRDCHDSGGHKDRCVTGGIYNYTMQLQTYEGSLSDWKYNLTEALMFLSHFIGDVHQPLHVGFLGDLGGNTIPIRWFRRKTNLHHIWDNMIIETAESFFYNSDFALMIEAIQRNIKDDWSADISSWENCASADTVCPDPYASESIKLACKYAYKGATPGSTLSGFYFLSRLPIVEKRLAQAGVRLASTLNRIFKPQMLISEA; translated from the exons ATGAACTGTTATCCGGCAGAAATGATTGGCTCTAGATTCTTCTTTTTtgggacgacctttcttcttctacaATTGCTTCCGGGAATTCTAGGTTGGGGAAAGGAAGGCCACTATGCAATTTGTAAAATAGCCGAG GGGCTACTTACTgaagatgctgctgctgctgtgaaaaTGTTGCTCCCAGAAATAGCTCAAGGTGAACTTGCTGCTGTATGCTCCTGGGCTGATGAGGTTCGTTTCCATTATCGCTGGAGCGGACCTCTACACTATGTTGATACACCAGATTTCAGGTGTAACTATGAGTACTGCA GAGATTGCCATGACTCGGGTGGGCATAAAGACAGGTGTGTTACAGGTGGAATTTACAATTACACTATGCAACTACAGACTTATGAGGGCTCCCTCTCAGATTGGAAAT ATAATTTGACGGAAGCACTCATGTTCTTATCACATTTTATTGGGGATGTTCACCAG CCTCTACATGTTGGTTTCCTTGGAGATTTAGGTGGAAACACAATACCGATCCGTTGGTTCCGACGAAAGACCAACTTACATCAT ATATGGGATAACATGATTATTGAGACTGCTGAGAGCTTTTTCTACAACTCAGATTTTGCACTCATGATAGAAGCCATTCAAAGGAACATTAAG GATGATTGGTCAGCAGACATCTCCTCGTGGGAAAATTGTGCTTCAGCAGATACTGTGTGTCCTGACCC GTATGCTTCTGAGAGTATTAAACTGGCTTGCAAATATGCATACAAGGGTGCCACACCAGGAAGCACTTTGTCAG GCTTTTACTTCTTGTCAAGGTTGCCTATCGTGGAGAAAAGGTTAGCCCAAGCTGGGGTCCGCTTAGCCAGTACTCTC
- the LOC113305893 gene encoding endonuclease 4-like: MEANKKIVVCFLFIEPHTLGERLLVFSWCCALCIEHTILSCCFLADMIQSNFLFFGTAFVLLQLLPGVVGWGKEDHYAVCKIAEGLLTEDAAAAVKMLLPEIAKGELAAVCSWADEIRVHYSWSGELHFVNTPEFRCNYEYCRDCHNSSGDKDRCAIGGINNYTMQLQNYQCSTSERKYNLTEALMFLSHFIGDAHQPLHAGFRGDLGGNTISVHWFGLQTNLHRVWDNMIIETAMKSFYNSDLAIMIESINKNITDTWSEDIILWENCTSINTICPDPYASESIDLACKYAYKGATPGSTLSDEYFLSRLPIVEKRLAQAGVRLASTLNRIFKTQMLISEA, translated from the exons ATGGAAGCAAATAAAAAGATTGTTGTTTGTTTTCTCTTTATTGAACCTCATACTCTAGGGGAAAGATTACTGGTATTTTCATGGTGCTGCGCATTGTGTATTGAACATACCATTTTGTCATGTTGTTTTTTAGCAGATATGATTCAATCCAATTTCCTCTTTTTTGGGACGGCATTTGTTCTCTTACAATTGCTTCCAGGAGTTGTAGGTTGGGGAAAGGAAGACCACTATGCAGTTTGCAAGATAGCGGAG GGGCTACTTACTgaagatgctgctgctgctgtgaaaaTGTTGCTCCCTGAGATTGCTAAAGGAGAACTTGCTGCTGTATGCTCCTGGGCGGATGAGATTCGTGTTCATTACAGCTGGAGCGGAGAACTGCACTTTGTTAACACACCAGAGTTCAGGTGTAACTATGAATACTGTC GAGATTGCCATAACTCAAGTGGAGATAAAGATAGGTGTGCCATCGGTGGAATTAACAACTATACCATGCAGCTACAGAATTATCAGTGCTCCACTTCAGAACGGAAAT ATAATTTGACGGAAGCACTCATGTTCCTATCACATTTTATCGGGGATGCCCATCAG CCTTTACATGCTGGTTTTCGTGGAGATTTAGGTGGAAACACTATATCTGTCCACTGGTTTGGACTACAAACCAACTTACATCGT GTATGGGATAACATGATTATTGAAACGGCCATGAAGTCTTTCTACAACTCTGATCTTGCAATCATGATAGAATCCATTAATAAGAATATTACG GACACTTGGTCAGAAGACATCATCTTGTGGGAAAATTGCACCTCAATCAATACCATTTGTCCAGACCC GTATGCTTCTGAAAGTATTGATTTGGCTTGCAAATATGCGTACAAGGGCGCTACACCAGGAAGCACTTTGTCAG ATGAATACTTCCTTTCGAGGTTGCCCATTGTGGAGAAAAGGCTAGCACAAGCTGGAGTCCGCTTAGCCAGTACCCTCAACCGCATATTTAAAACTCAGATGTTGATCTCAGAAGCTTGA